A single window of Archangium gephyra DNA harbors:
- a CDS encoding sensor histidine kinase has product MRTRANPAPESVLVVDDEPSLRTILSFIVQRTGAVPVLAPDAATARQLAAKHTFACALIDKNLPGENGLEFLKWLRSVQPGCNALIVTAYGNVDSAVEALRLGAFDYLLKPFEVDALAHRLKLALEQYRMRQEHERMQAMLVQADRLASLGLLAAGVVHEVNTPLAYVLSNLDWLEEEMPSLREGIQRQARESSGAELMALAARVKAVENTLRDIRDGAERVRDIARDVKAFARNPDDSSMLVDLREVLEAALKMALVHIRFRARVVRDYQDVPLVRANEARLAQVFLNLVVNAAQAIPEDGCEHEIRVRLWTGPNGEACAEVGDTGMGIPAENMAHLFEPFFTTKPSGEGTGLGLFICKSIVEAFEGTITVDSRLGEGTTFRLSLPPHVQTARATMPLEPVSAAAQ; this is encoded by the coding sequence ATGAGAACCCGTGCCAATCCCGCTCCCGAGTCCGTGCTGGTCGTGGACGACGAGCCCTCGCTGCGCACCATTCTCTCCTTCATCGTCCAGCGCACGGGCGCCGTCCCGGTGCTGGCCCCGGACGCGGCCACCGCGCGCCAGCTCGCCGCGAAGCACACCTTCGCCTGCGCGCTCATCGACAAGAACCTGCCCGGGGAGAACGGGCTGGAGTTCCTCAAGTGGCTGCGCTCGGTGCAGCCTGGGTGCAACGCGCTGATCGTCACGGCCTACGGCAACGTGGACAGCGCCGTCGAGGCCCTGCGCCTGGGCGCCTTCGACTACCTGCTCAAGCCCTTCGAGGTGGACGCGCTGGCCCACCGCCTCAAGCTGGCGCTGGAGCAGTACCGCATGCGCCAGGAGCACGAGCGCATGCAGGCCATGCTGGTGCAGGCGGACCGGCTGGCCTCGCTGGGCCTGCTGGCGGCCGGCGTGGTGCACGAGGTGAACACCCCCCTGGCCTACGTGCTCTCCAACCTGGACTGGCTCGAGGAGGAGATGCCGTCGCTGCGCGAGGGCATCCAGCGCCAGGCACGCGAGAGCTCGGGCGCGGAGCTGATGGCGCTGGCCGCGCGCGTGAAGGCGGTGGAGAACACCCTGCGCGACATCCGCGACGGGGCCGAGCGCGTGCGCGACATCGCGCGGGACGTGAAGGCCTTCGCCCGCAACCCGGACGACTCGAGCATGCTGGTGGACTTGCGCGAGGTGCTCGAGGCGGCCCTGAAGATGGCGCTGGTGCACATCCGCTTCCGCGCCCGCGTGGTGCGCGACTACCAGGACGTGCCGCTGGTGCGGGCCAACGAGGCCCGTCTGGCCCAGGTCTTCCTCAACCTCGTGGTCAACGCGGCCCAGGCCATCCCCGAGGACGGGTGCGAGCACGAGATTCGCGTCCGGCTGTGGACGGGCCCCAATGGCGAGGCCTGCGCCGAGGTGGGCGACACCGGCATGGGCATCCCCGCCGAGAACATGGCGCACCTCTTCGAGCCCTTCTTCACCACCAAGCCCTCGGGCGAGGGCACGGGGCTGGGCCTCTTCATCTGCAAGTCCATCGTCGAGGCGTTCGAGGGCACCATCACCGTGGACAGCCGCCTGGGCGAGGGCACCACGTTCCGCCTCTCCCTGCCCCCGCACGTGCAGACCGCCCGCGCCACGATGCCGCTGGAGCCGGTGAGCGCCGCCGCGCAGTGA
- a CDS encoding FecR domain-containing protein: MSHPSRDSLGRALALGLCLVALLATAGWFFFERFGATHPPGAVAAVPAPPEPSPGPAGMPDVRATVIEVVGAVEWAHDGKWEALRVGHELAPDDSVRTSPGAKVDLKVGDEASRLSIPERSEVRVGEVTRAVHNIELQRGRIDVDYHGREDRVLRVRSENGTVAETRAARFTMLRNGDMVAVATRGGSVNLSSAGVTVLVGAGQQSLVMKGAKPLAPEPIPLEVLLKVASKASAQDALCVSLSGKVRVGTEVFVEGEPALVASDGSFRADVPRREGLGQVKVVAREPGGEIREMMMACRPPRARAGPRQAESVKFRWDEAR; this comes from the coding sequence ATGAGTCATCCATCACGAGATTCCCTCGGCCGGGCGCTGGCGCTCGGGCTGTGTCTGGTGGCCCTGCTGGCCACGGCGGGCTGGTTCTTCTTCGAGCGCTTCGGGGCCACCCATCCGCCGGGTGCCGTGGCCGCCGTGCCCGCGCCCCCCGAGCCGTCTCCCGGGCCGGCCGGGATGCCGGACGTGCGCGCCACGGTCATCGAGGTGGTGGGCGCGGTGGAGTGGGCGCACGACGGGAAGTGGGAGGCGCTGCGGGTAGGGCACGAGCTCGCTCCCGATGACTCCGTGCGCACCAGCCCTGGCGCGAAGGTGGACTTGAAGGTGGGAGACGAGGCCTCGCGCCTGTCCATCCCGGAGCGCTCCGAGGTGCGGGTGGGCGAGGTGACACGCGCCGTCCACAACATCGAGCTGCAGCGCGGCCGCATCGACGTGGACTACCACGGGCGCGAGGACCGGGTGCTGCGCGTGCGGAGCGAGAATGGCACGGTGGCCGAGACGCGGGCCGCGCGCTTCACCATGTTGCGCAACGGAGACATGGTGGCGGTGGCCACCCGGGGCGGCTCGGTGAATCTGTCGTCCGCGGGCGTCACCGTCCTGGTCGGTGCCGGGCAGCAGTCGCTGGTGATGAAGGGCGCGAAGCCGCTCGCCCCGGAGCCCATCCCGCTCGAGGTGCTGCTGAAGGTCGCCTCGAAGGCCTCCGCCCAGGACGCGCTGTGTGTCTCGCTCTCGGGGAAGGTCCGGGTGGGGACGGAGGTCTTCGTGGAGGGCGAGCCCGCCCTGGTCGCCAGCGATGGCTCCTTCCGGGCGGACGTTCCCCGTCGCGAGGGCCTCGGCCAGGTGAAGGTGGTGGCGAGGGAGCCCGGTGGGGAGATACGGGAGATGATGATGGCCTGCCGTCCCCCCCGTGCGCGCGCGGGTCCCCGGCAGGCGGAGTCGGTGAAATTCCGCTGGGACGAGGCGCGCTGA
- a CDS encoding ATP-binding protein: MPVRFVSRLMLVLALVGVVPVLLLGGLSFRANRDELHRLVGGLQTQSATELARSCRQLVLTGVDNLRLAAEYLQLEKLEPAEVSEVLSIPLRQLGALNLLVLVDAQGHAIAPAVFISEGGGHRQPVTDASLALFSRQAPVNDALSTGAAIGPPYRMPEMSGGRVALAVRAGEDASRLLLAELSLSELGRQVEELAGEDGLAFIVDAQGVPVATANGPGTLSEEQRALVAEGLSRGSPVVRTVRDADGAEFLAAFAPVPELGWGAVVGRRASVAFAPAEHMRRSTFFWALMALAATGVLGLVLARGVSQPVARLSAGVAALAEGRYGERVPEEGRDELGLLARSFNHMAGELQRRDAELRRWSEELQQRVDERTRQLREAQDQIARTRRMAALGSLSAGIAHELNNPLTGILGLLSLSRDEVPATSAVGQSLTMALEQARRMAGIIRELGQMAEQERAGAGRPLDPAQPVRAALHEVREELQSRGVTLSCELGEQVPRVLGHADQLQKVVTNLLQNALTAMPSGGTLSVGLAAVDGDAVCLSVKDTGKGIPETMRERIFDPFFTTKDEPGRVGLGLSVAHRIVEAHHGRIRVESEAGQGTTITIILPAASAEAHLA, encoded by the coding sequence GTGCCCGTGCGCTTCGTCTCGAGATTGATGCTCGTGCTGGCCCTGGTGGGGGTGGTGCCCGTCTTGTTGCTCGGCGGGCTGTCCTTTCGCGCCAACCGCGATGAGTTGCACCGCCTGGTGGGAGGGCTCCAGACACAGTCGGCCACGGAGCTCGCGCGCTCCTGCCGCCAGCTCGTCCTCACGGGGGTGGACAACCTCCGCCTCGCCGCCGAGTACCTCCAGCTCGAGAAGCTCGAGCCCGCGGAGGTCTCCGAGGTGCTGAGCATTCCCCTGCGCCAGCTCGGAGCCCTCAACCTGCTCGTGCTGGTGGATGCGCAGGGCCACGCCATCGCTCCGGCCGTCTTCATTTCCGAGGGGGGTGGCCACCGGCAGCCCGTCACCGACGCCTCGCTGGCTCTCTTCTCGCGCCAGGCGCCCGTGAACGACGCCCTCTCCACCGGCGCCGCCATCGGACCTCCGTACCGCATGCCCGAGATGTCCGGAGGCCGCGTGGCGCTCGCGGTGCGCGCGGGCGAGGACGCCTCCCGGCTCCTGCTCGCGGAGTTGTCGCTCTCCGAGCTGGGACGCCAGGTGGAGGAGCTCGCCGGGGAGGACGGACTGGCCTTCATCGTGGACGCCCAGGGCGTGCCGGTGGCCACCGCGAACGGGCCGGGCACGCTGAGCGAGGAGCAGCGCGCGCTCGTGGCCGAGGGGCTCTCCCGGGGCTCTCCCGTGGTGCGCACCGTGCGCGACGCGGACGGTGCCGAGTTCCTCGCCGCCTTCGCTCCCGTGCCGGAGCTCGGCTGGGGCGCGGTGGTGGGCCGCAGGGCCAGTGTGGCCTTCGCCCCCGCCGAGCACATGCGGCGCTCGACGTTCTTCTGGGCCCTCATGGCGCTGGCGGCCACCGGGGTGCTCGGCCTCGTGCTCGCCCGGGGCGTGAGCCAGCCCGTCGCCCGGCTCTCCGCGGGCGTGGCCGCGCTCGCCGAGGGCCGCTACGGCGAGCGCGTCCCCGAGGAGGGCCGGGATGAGCTCGGACTGCTCGCCCGCTCCTTCAACCACATGGCCGGCGAGCTGCAACGGCGTGACGCCGAGCTGCGGCGCTGGAGCGAGGAGCTTCAGCAGCGCGTGGACGAGCGCACCCGGCAGCTGCGCGAGGCGCAGGATCAGATCGCCCGCACCCGGCGGATGGCGGCGCTCGGCTCGCTCAGCGCTGGCATCGCCCACGAGCTCAACAATCCGCTCACCGGCATTCTCGGCCTGCTGTCGCTGTCACGCGATGAGGTGCCCGCGACGTCGGCCGTGGGCCAGAGCCTGACGATGGCGCTCGAGCAGGCCCGGCGCATGGCCGGCATCATCCGGGAGCTGGGCCAGATGGCGGAGCAGGAGCGCGCGGGCGCCGGCCGTCCGTTGGATCCCGCCCAGCCGGTGCGCGCCGCGCTCCACGAGGTGCGCGAGGAGCTCCAGTCTCGCGGCGTCACCCTGTCCTGTGAGCTGGGCGAGCAGGTGCCGCGGGTGCTCGGGCACGCGGATCAGCTCCAGAAGGTGGTGACGAACCTGCTGCAGAACGCGCTCACCGCGATGCCCTCGGGCGGCACGCTCTCCGTGGGGCTCGCGGCGGTCGACGGGGATGCGGTGTGCCTGTCGGTGAAGGACACCGGCAAGGGCATCCCCGAGACGATGCGCGAGCGCATCTTCGATCCCTTCTTCACCACCAAGGACGAGCCCGGGCGGGTGGGGCTGGGGCTGTCGGTGGCCCACCGCATCGTCGAGGCCCACCATGGCCGCATCCGGGTGGAGAGCGAGGCCGGGCAGGGCACCACCATCACCATCATCCTTCCCGCGGCCAGTGCGGAGGCGCACCTCGCATGA